In the genome of Carettochelys insculpta isolate YL-2023 chromosome 25, ASM3395843v1, whole genome shotgun sequence, the window AAAACCTTTCCCCAACAGCAGCACAGTTGGCATCAAGTCCAGTATAGGAGTGGGGAAGGTGGACAGAGACAAAAGGAACATTTCCCCCCTTAACACCACCAAAAATCAATCTTCAAAGGGTCTCATTGTCCAAAAGGCAAAAATACTTACAAATGTCCAATATTAAGCATTGGAACAACAGCTGATTTAAGTCTTCACCAGGATATATAAACCACAGAAAAATACAAACAGCAGCCAACCTTTTATTTCTTCAGAAACTTTTTAAATGACTGCAATAATCTCTGTTTGCTTTCATAAGAGATAAGAGCTTTTCCCAACCTGTATCTTCCTCATAGGTACTTCGACTTGCAGAGAAATTAGTTCAAGGAAGCCAGAGATGTCTCGGCCAGCAAAAACCAGAAGCAGACCAACACTGGCAGGTCTGTGCAGAAGTCTCCACCAGCTCAACATctgtagttttttgtttgttgggcTCTCCTATGTGGGCAAGGTTTATAGTGAAAATACATTCAATACTCTGTGTACTTGGTTATAACCTCCCCACTTTTTCGTAGACAAGGATTTTGCAGACTATGCGCATCACTTTTACAAACTGGTGGACTTGAGGCATGGTTTTCCCATCTGTATAATAAGTAATATTCCCTACAGTGCAACCATGTTGGGAGATCTGTAATGATTGTAAAGCATCCTTAGGTCATCTACAGTGAAGGCACTCTTAAATCAAAGTACTGTGAAGCACTGTTTTTctaagtagagccctgcaaatccgcaggtatctgcatctgcagacaCGGATATCTGTGGATCATTTTTGtagatgcagataccaattttgtatctgtgcagggctctagtaGCAATACTTGCTAGAACATGGAAGAGTGTTCTCCAAAACTATAAAACTGCATTCGAGACAATGTAATTTAGGGGTTAGGACATTGGAAGGTGTATTCGCACCTGTGTTTGTGACATGCTGtgtgaacttgggcaagtcactttttcTCTTTGTGCCCTATCACCCTTTGTTCTCTTGGCTATATGCTATTTAGGAGTTTGACCATATTCACCATTTTCAGACTGTCACTTAGCATCTAGCACAGTGGGGCTCTTACTTCTGAGGCTTTCAGGTGCTTACAGGAGATTAAAAACAAACTTCACTGTGATATAGAATTGGTGTATGTTCACTTCTGAGCTAATTCACAGAGTTTGGTTGCCTGCACTTAGTATTCCATCTTTTAGTACAAAGTAGGCTGGTTGCTGCATTTCATTAGGGCCCATTTTCTGAGTCTAGCTAATACACTGTTGTAACTTTTCTATCAACTACAGTACAAGCAAAACCTGGGCAATCTTTAGAGCACAGCTATCCAATCAACagtaaaaaattttttttttttttttttttttttaaaaaccctagAACACATCCTCTGAAATTTTTGAAACTGATGTCAACTGCCTAAGCTAGCGATTGGGACCCACCAGAGCTCCTTTTCTAACCCAATAATGAGTCATATCAAGCCCACTGGGATGAAAGTCAGGTGTCTGTAGCAACTGTCAAATTAGGAAAGGATGTGTTCTGATTTCTTTACTCATGTTTTAAGAGAAAGAGAGGCCTGATGCTAAATTAGCCAAACgcaggaagcaggaggaggaagaatccACCATGTCTGCAGCTAAGGAGAGGCATTCAAAGCCTGCTGGTACTGGCACAAGAAAGGCTACAAAGAAGGAGGCCTGCCTTATCGCACAGGGAAGCAAGCAAGCGTACAGCCACTGGCTTATGAAATCAGAAccagagagcaggtttgagaAGGGAGTGGATGTGAAGGTAAGTATTTGATCTTCCTTAGTATTGCCATCCCAATGCCCCTCATGTGTGCTCAGGGATGGGGAAGAATGGAAGCTGtttgttgttctttttggcctctgaggatagaacaggaggcaatggacttaaagtgcagcaagggaggtttaggttggacattaggaaagagttcctaactgtcagggtggtcaaacagtggaataaattgctaagggaggttgtggaatctccatcgctggagatatttaagaacaggttagacagatgtctatcagggatggtttagacagtacttggtcctgccattggggcagggggctggactccatggcttctcgaggtcccttccagtcctagtattctatgattctattgagAGGTCTAGTATGGATTGAAGGATCATAGGAATcgggttctgttgacagtaatatTCAGAAttacctgattttaaaaaaaaaaaaaaaaaacacacagattCACCCTCTTACTTACCCTTTTCTTTCTGGGAACACCCACAGAGATTTCATTCTCCTCTAGCTCCAGAGAGATCCTATAAGAGAGCCACACCAGACACGGTGTGCTGAACTGAATATATGTACCCTGTGATCATGAATAGTTGAATTGAATCTGCTTAGACTTGTAACCCATGGTGGCAGAAGTGAGCCTTTCTGTTTCAGGCCTGGTCCTTAGACTGCCAAAGCATTCCCTCTACAGCTTAACTTGCTCTATTTTAAACCAAATAGGGACCGAAAACTTAACAGTATGATGCAAGATGCTCTAGAAACCACATTGAAGTACACAGATAATAAGAAAGGCTTCTGTCCATTAAGCCCACACTACAATTCAAGTCTAATCTTGTTTTGAATTTGTTTGGACAGTTTGGCATTGAAGACTTAAAGGCTCAGCCTTATCAGACAGCATGCTGGGATGGAGTCAGGAATTACCAGGTAAGGAGCAGTAACTGAAGGCTCAGACCACAAAAGCAGCATTGCTAAAATAACACTGTTGAAAAGAGTGTGAAAACAAAAATTACTTGCTCCTGGACCCAAATTCTTCCCCTGCATACATGATGCCAGTTGTTACCACTGGTGCGCTTTGGTAAGAGCATATATGGCTAATTATCTATTGCCTTTAAAAAGTCACAGATGCATTGAGGCAGGCTGGTTTTCTGGCAAGTCACCTGATTTTTAATGTCTGGTTGTAGAAAGAAATGTGCCGATTCAAACCAAACATCAATCCTCTTTTCTTGCCTTTCCCTACCTCTCTTCCATTTTTTCCTGCAAAGCCCCAGCTAACATGACTCCAGCTTCCCTTCACTGGAGTTTTCTGTTCTGTCACACTGGGAAATCTCAGCATAGTTTTGTCTttataaacaaaaccaaaccaacttTGCAGCTTGTTCTATCACAGGGAATTTCAGACTCCTGCAGTTGCTGCATAAGAATGGCAGAGCTGCTCATTTCCAATATACGTTGTAACCACTTCAGTCCGGTTTTCCTACTTGAAGTCAGACCTTTGTAGGAATATTTGTACAGCAGGTCTGAAGCACCAGGGACCCCTGCACTTCTATTTTTCCTGCTCTGGTTCATTAAGAAGCTAATGGAGACAGCCTTTTGAAACCTTCCTATAGCAGACAATGCAGGCCAACCTCAAGTTTAACTGCAAAGTTGAGTGATCTCTTATCTAATCATCTGACAGGCACGAAATTTCATGAGAGACATGCAAGTTGGACAAGAAGCATTCTTCTATCACAGTAACTGCAAAGAACCTGGGATTGCTGGAATTATCAAGGTAAGAGTCTCTTTCTAATGTTTGCAATAGTAAAACAGTTCCCTGCTGCTCTACTGAAAATAGCCGCACATTAAACCGGCTCCTACTTCAGCCCTAGAGAAAGGCAAGGATTTGTTAAGACAAACCCGCAATCACTGGTTCACAGACCAGCAGTCCTGCTTTACCCcctaaaccaggggtctgcaaccaaaatagcaaggagacatttttttcaaattcagttacaatcgttcaagagccacaatacacACGAACACGAGatagtccttaacaaataacgtcaaaccatacctTTTTTAGCCCGTTTTAAGAACGGCACACGCAATGATttataccagttagaaagtttgttattttcatccctggattggagagcaaatgaggacaaggagaaTGCTGTGCCTGTGCTCTGTTAAGCAAGAAGGAGCAACGTTCGCAACAACCCTCCAagcccacccccattcccagcctctacCCCAACTCAACCCCAAACCcggccccatctccaggctttaccgaCCTCAGCCCCCCTgtctgtcccccatccccaaacTTTAACTGacaacccccccctcccccccatagcTAAACTCCTCTCAGCGCCAAACCTGCTTGCTTCCTCAACCAGGATTAACCTGCGCTGGCCCCAGACCAGTGCCCAGGACTAACAGATCTGAGACACTGGCCTAGGAACCCACGCCTGGGTGGCCACGTGTGCCCAGCAGAAGAAAGGATGGCGGAGGTGAGCTGAGCCACACCCACTGAAGGGGTGTGGTCGCTCAGGTAGTGAGGCTTCCCTTCTCGGGGGCACAGCTCCACGGCGTGGGAGGGAACGGCAGCTTGCCGAGTTGCCTCGGCCTATTCATATAAGGGCTGGCCAAGGACATGGGCTGTACCAGCTACAACCTGGAGCCCACCTGCAGCCTAGGGCTTCAGCCCCAAAGCCCCTGTCTGAATCCAGCCCTGCGCTGGTGGTGAGGAGAGGCAGAATGAGCccagcatggacctgctgggGAGTGGAGACCGTGGCAACTCCACATACAGCAGTTGTGCAGCTTGGAGGGATGAGTaacagggtgagtgaggggctctctgcagttGCCTGGTctactgctgctgaaacagttgaactaaatttaattggttttacagctggatccctcctgctggccattaaaccaattaaatttagttctactgttccAGTGGAGGTTGGacagggagcaggaagaggaaTCAGTGGCAACAtcgtctggagctgcaaatgattGCTTGAGGAGCTGCAGGTTGTTGAACTTTGTTGTCAACCTTTCCCCAGGAGAAACAAGATCCCAATCATGTGATCTCTTTGGTTTCATGCTGCAGTGTTTTCAGACAAGGCAACAATACTAtgcctgatttacaccagtgttcAACTAGAATCCAGCCCAGTGAGAGCCACACAGTTGGGAGACTGGGAGCATCTGTCTTATCCATGAGTAATTTTAATGTATCATTTATCTTTTAGATTGT includes:
- the THYN1 gene encoding thymocyte nuclear protein 1; translation: MSRPAKTRSRPTLAEKERPDAKLAKRRKQEEEESTMSAAKERHSKPAGTGTRKATKKEACLIAQGSKQAYSHWLMKSEPESRFEKGVDVKFGIEDLKAQPYQTACWDGVRNYQARNFMRDMQVGQEAFFYHSNCKEPGIAGIIKIVKEAYPDHTQFDKKSPHYDSSSTKENPKWSMVDVQFERMMKRFIPLSELKAHHQAHRAAGGPLKDMMLFTRQRLSVQPLTHEEFEFVLSLEEKPV